DNA from Rubripirellula lacrimiformis:
ACATCCTGCTGGAACGAAGTGTCGATCGCGCGATGTTGACGGACTTTGGATTGGCACGCGCCGCTGACGATGTCACCGTGACGCGTTCGGGGGTGATCGCGGGAACGCCGCAGTACATGTCTCCCGAACAAGCCCGCGGTTCAGCCATCGATGCCCGTAGCGACCTGTTTTCGTTCGGCAGCGTGATTCACGCGATGGCGATCGGCCGGCCCCCGTTTCGAGCCGAAACCAGCTATGGAATCTTGCGGAAGATTACCGACGACGATGTCCAACCAATGCGCGACCAATCAGCGGATGTTCCCCAGTGGTTGGATCGTTTGGTTCAGCGTTTGCTTTCCAAGGATCCCGCCGATCGTCCGCAAAGCGCGGCCGAGCTTGCCGAAACGTTGGAGACCTGTTTGGCGCATGTCCAACAGCCCACGCTGAACCGGCTTCCCGATTCCCTCGTTCTGCCAAGGAAACCCCGACCCATGAATCGAAACACCGTGGTGATCTTGGCCGCCACGCTGGCGATTGCCATATCGCTGCTGTCGATGTGGTTTCGGATGCCCACGCGAAACGTGCTTCCCGCACCCCAACCATCATTCGTCACCATGCCAACGGTCCCTGTACCAATCGTCCCCGTGCCAACGGTCAGGCCAATGGAACCAGAACCGTCGATCGACCAACAGATCCAATCGTTGCAGAACGAAATCGATCAAATGCAGTCGCAGCTTGATTCCTAGCACGCGATCTGTCGTCGTGGGATTCGCTAGAACTTCCTGATCCGAGTGTTGCTTGGAAAGGAATCCTGGCGAGTCCCACAACACGATTTTGATGGCCCTCCGTCACCCTTTTCTCACCACTGGTTCGAGGATGATCCCGATGAAACGTTTTTTGAAACTGGCTTGCCCACTCCTTTGCGTGTTCTCACTCGGTGGTTTCGCACACGCCCAGGGTGGCGGCATGGGTGGCGGCATGGGCGGGTTTGGTGGGATGCAGCCGATGGAGGTCGTGGTTCTGCTAGGGGATAACTACGACTTTCAGTCACAGCCATTCGTCAACGCTCAGGAAATCGTGCGAGCGTTCGGGCCAGATGACAATGGCATGCTTCTGCAGGGTGCGCCGACGCTGGAGAGTGTCCGCGTGGACGTCACCAGCCCCATTCCTGAGTCAGCACAGCGGTCGCTGGTGGCGGAATACTTCCCAAGCAAGTTGGAAGGGCCGGCGTTGGATGAATTCAAGAAGAACACCAAACTGTTGGCGCTGCGGTTCGGGATCAACCAGGTCGACTTTGTTCCAGTCGATGGTGAGCAAGACAGCGACCGCGTCGCGGGGACGTGGCTGCGAGAACCGTATTTTTCGGAAGTTCAGTTGGCCAAAGAGTCGAGGATGCTCTATTCGATCTCGACGGTGATCGCGTCCGCGGGGGACAACGAATCGCCATCTAGGGTGAGGCTGGATTTATATGCCGTCAAGAAGAATTCGCAGGCCAACGGCGCTGATCCACTTGCCGAAATGCCGGGGATGGATTCGATGATGGATGGAATGTATGGCGACACGATGGGCATGGATTCGGGCATGGGCGGTATGGA
Protein-coding regions in this window:
- a CDS encoding serine/threonine-protein kinase, with protein sequence MKSDHPSEAMLAASICQQADQATEDAVAAHLTQCPQCRIRLDAMAVGDDAGQEIFEVLRRESDAAKSSGTIDQVRRLEHESIVDFAVAFLEPSTRSDALGRLGEFEILSVIGHGGMGIVLKGFQEELNRPVAVKVMSPHLATVAVARKRFLREAQATAAVVHPNVMPILSVSESSSLPFLVMPFVACHSLQQRLDADGAMPLVDTLRIAVQVAHGLAAAHAQGLVHRDVKPANILLERSVDRAMLTDFGLARAADDVTVTRSGVIAGTPQYMSPEQARGSAIDARSDLFSFGSVIHAMAIGRPPFRAETSYGILRKITDDDVQPMRDQSADVPQWLDRLVQRLLSKDPADRPQSAAELAETLETCLAHVQQPTLNRLPDSLVLPRKPRPMNRNTVVILAATLAIAISLLSMWFRMPTRNVLPAPQPSFVTMPTVPVPIVPVPTVRPMEPEPSIDQQIQSLQNEIDQMQSQLDS